ACCAGTGGTTCCGAGCAGGTTGGTGCCGCAGCCGGGCAGGTTTCGTCATCAGCCCAGTCTTTGGCTGAAGGGGCCTCGGAACAGGCCGCTGCCCTGGAAGAGACCTCAGCGTCCATGGAAGAGATGACTTCCATGACCAGGCAGAATTCTGACAATGCCTCTCAAGCAGATAGTTTGATGCGTGAGGCCTTGAGTGTAATTAACACCGCTGATAAATCCATGGACGAGATGAGTACATCTATGGAGGAGATTTCAACAGCCAGTCAAGAGACCTCAAGAATTGTTAAAACCATTGATGAGATTGCCTTTCAGACCAACCTGCTGGCCTTAAACGCAGCGGTTGAAGCTGCCCGGGCTGGAGAGGCGGGGGCCGGTTTTGCTGTGGTTGCCGATGAGGTTAGAAATCTTGCCATGCGTGCCGCTGATGCCGCTAAAAATACGGCAGCACTTATAGAAGGCATTGTTACCAAGGTTAACTCCGGAAAAGCAATTGTTACCAAAACTAATAGCGCCTTTAAAGAAGTTGCCGAGAGTAGTGCCAAGGTCGGCAGTCTGGTTGGTGAGATTTCTGCGGCTTCAAAAGAACAGTCTACCGGCTTTGGTCAAATCAGCCAGGCTATCACCCAAATGGATTCAGTGACACAGCAGAACTCGGCAACAGCCGAAGAGTCGGCGGCTGCCTCGGAAGAACTTAATGCCCAGGCGGCAGTGATGATGGGCGCCGTCGCTGGACTCCGGGCCCTTGTTGATGGTGCGGGTTCCGCTCAGCCTGTAGAGAGATCAAGAACACAACTCTCCAGGCCTGTAGTTGCAAGGCCAGCTCCGAAAGCGGTTTCGCGCAAGGCCTTAGCTGCGCCGGCAGCATCGGTAAAAAAGAAAGCCCCAGCAGACATCATACCAATGGATGGCGACGATAATTTTGAAGATTTTTAGAGCCTCTGGAGTATAGAGTTTTCAAATAACGTGGCAGTTGTAAATGAAGGTCAACGCACCCCAGCCCAACTTGTAGTAGTAGAGGCTCTTATCCAGCTCTGCTGGGCTAGGCCTCTGGAGTGTAGAGTTTTTAAATAACGTGGCAGTTGTAAATGAAGGTCAACGCACCCCAGCCCAACTTGTAGTAGTAGAGGCTCTTATCCAGCTCTGCTGGGCTAGAGTCGATTAAAACCTTAAAGCAAAAAAATCCCCCTGTGTCCCCCTTTTCAAAGGGGGATTCAGGGGGATTTTGGTTCTACCTCGCGTATGTGAAAAGGGGAATTGGATATTTATGTAACAAAATCAGTAGGTTGGGTTGAGCTCCGCGAAACCCAACAAAGTATAAATTTGTAGCTTGAAATTAAAAAAAGGCTGCGACTGCCAAGTCGTCAACCAGTACCGACAAAGGACGTAATAGAATGTTAGAAAACCAAAAATTATCCTCTAAGCTTATACTGGGATTCGCAATCCCGATTCTTGCTATTATCCTAATTATCGGGATGACGTACTTTTATGTGAATCTGACGTCGGCCTCTGTGACAGAGGCAAAGAGTTCCAGTGAAAAAAGTTTCGAGTTTGCGATGCTTGCTCAAAAAATGAGATTGGATGTTGTGCAGGTTCAGCAATGGCTGACTGATATTTCCGCCACCCGTGGCTTGGATGGGCTTGATGATGGCTTTAGTGAGGCAGAAAAAAGGAGGGCGTCATTCCAGAATGGACTTAATAAATTTCAAGATCTGTATAGGAGTAAAAATGATGCTAAAAACTTAC
This Desulfobulbaceae bacterium DNA region includes the following protein-coding sequences:
- a CDS encoding methyl-accepting chemotaxis protein, with translation TSGSEQVGAAAGQVSSSAQSLAEGASEQAAALEETSASMEEMTSMTRQNSDNASQADSLMREALSVINTADKSMDEMSTSMEEISTASQETSRIVKTIDEIAFQTNLLALNAAVEAARAGEAGAGFAVVADEVRNLAMRAADAAKNTAALIEGIVTKVNSGKAIVTKTNSAFKEVAESSAKVGSLVGEISAASKEQSTGFGQISQAITQMDSVTQQNSATAEESAAASEELNAQAAVMMGAVAGLRALVDGAGSAQPVERSRTQLSRPVVARPAPKAVSRKALAAPAASVKKKAPADIIPMDGDDNFEDF